From the genome of Miscanthus floridulus cultivar M001 chromosome 10, ASM1932011v1, whole genome shotgun sequence, one region includes:
- the LOC136487346 gene encoding uncharacterized protein has product MDNRFHSISTPLQVINLMFCKLLNISLCVLFYSFSSRRSLGEDCNAAGPELLHLAILRLEGTPGNSTCEYIELDDVSYRLPKPEIYKQLCHKLRVAVGKFSDGSDQRKKSLEALKNALPLVLVPLKFVSDFVLYIIEEGLTATGIDYLFGSMVVFVTGLLGWEVKGTPFRERLPRIMALEKVVSQQSDLTKRLEDAVNKIEAVLNGQKAEEPKLLKAPEGKKSLFT; this is encoded by the exons ATGGACAATCGGTTCCATAGTATTTCT ACCCCGCTGCAAGTTATTAATCTGATGTTCTGCAAGTTACTAAATATTTCTTTGTGCGTGCTCTTTTATTCATTTTCTAGTCGCAGAAGTCTTGGGGAGGATTGCAATGCTGCAGGTCCGGAACTTCTGCACCTGGCGATTCTTCGTCTGGAAGGAACCCCTGGCAACTCTACTTGTGAG TACATTGAGCTAGATGACGTATCATACAGACTGCCGAAACCTGAG ATCTACAAGCAGCTCTGTCACAAGCTGAGAGTAGCCGTTGGAAAGTTCTCTGATGGATCTGACCAGCGCAAGAAAAGCCTGGAGGCCCTGAAGAATGCGCTGCCGTTGGTTTTGGTGCCACTGAAGTTCGTGTCAGACTTTGTTCTGTACATTATTGAGGAAGG GCTTACAGCGACTGGAATTGATTATCTGTTTGGCTCGATGGTGGTTTTCGTTACTGGACTTCTAGGCTGGGAAGTGAAGGGGACTCCGTTCCGGGAACGCTTACCGAG GATTATGGCGCTGGAGAAAGTGGTGTCACAGCAGTCTGATCTGACAAAGAGGCTGGAAGATGCGGTTAACAAAATCGAAGCTGTGCTGAATGGTCAGAAGGCCGAAGAGCCCAAGCTCCTGAAAGCTCCTGAAGGGAAGAAATCACTATTTACCTGA